In Drechmeria coniospora strain ARSEF 6962 chromosome 03, whole genome shotgun sequence, the DNA window tactggcAAGCATTACTGAAAACATgtactcctccgtacatgtacccgtaAGCACTCACAAACGACGGGTCCCACTTCCAACGACCAAGCTCCCCATCCTACCCATCGACCTCTCGTGCTGCAAGCTGTAGTAAAGTCTCGGGGAGATAGATgggctacaagtacagtctCTGAGGCAAGtacgctgcaagtacagtatctGAGGCAAGTACGAGAGATAGTAGAACGACATGCAGATGTATGCATCAGCTTACTGTAGATTGAGGAGTAAATTTTGCTTCTCAAACTCGTATTGTGCCGAATGCGTGGCACAAGCCGAGCATGGCAGTGTTAGGTGCATGgacgtaagtacagcaatTGTAGGTACGGGGCcaaagtgtcgattcactttgtacagtattgatagtggtactccgtagcgtaaccaaaattgaatcgtcacttttgccTAGTGATTGTAGTCGTGTAGTTGGACACATGATGGGTGCGGAATGGGTGCGAAACACTGACATGAGTCATGAGCTATGAGCTACGtacgcactccgtacaacctCTTCGATTGATCGACGCTCAGTAGCAATCATctagctactaggtactaaccttCCCCTCCCGTCCATGGCGTGTGCAGCCAAGCACTCGGCATGGTGTCAAAGGCATGTACATCATCGTCATGTCCGCAATCAGCCACCCACTCAGACCTGGTCCATCTGGACCCCGTTCAACCCATACTCGTCCAGCCCGTCatgctcgtccgtcgtcggtttTTGTCATCCACATACTCGTACATTTCCCGCCGCTCCGCCGTGCACGAGACGCATCCAAGCGTCACTCCACCGGGGCCATCCCGGTGCTCGATGGTTGGTTGTCGGAAACGAACACGTCGTTGTTGGCGAGCAAAGCTCTCCCTCCTCTGCGCCGTCCCTCGCACGCCGCTCCGCAGGCGACCGGTTCCATCGTCAGTTGTAATCTGCCGGACCCTGCGCCCCTGGGATCGGGGCCTCGTGGTCGTAAAAGAAGATGAGCCTGGCCTCGGCTTTCTGCTTGCTCGCTTCGTCCAGCTCCGTCGCGCCGGCTCCGTTCTGGCCGTCGGTGGACAGCGCAGCCACGGACGAGGATCTGTCACGGTTAGCATCAGCCAGCAAACTTGACGCCCAGCTCGGGAGCTCCGACGGTGGCGGGACGTACCCGGAGATGGCTCGATCGACTGCCGCAAACTCCTTCATCGCATCCTTGCCTCCGCGCTGGACCAGGAAGTTGAGGAAAATGATGCCGAGATCTCGCTTCACACTCGGCGACAGCCGGCTCTTGGCCCGAATCTCCTCGAAGACGTGCTTGACTCGCTGGGTGGCGTCGTCCTGTGCCTGCGAGTGCATCggctgctcgagctcgaacTCGAACCATTTCTCCCAAAACGTGCGGCTGCTCCCGTACCACTGCGAGTTCTTGAGGAACACGGCGCGCGCCTGCTCGGCCGACCCCTGCACTTTCCACAGCAGAATGGCCCACTCGGCAACCAGAGCGGCCTTGGTGTACAGGTCGACGGTCGGGGCGTCGATTTGATCCTTGAGGACTTGGATGGCAGCCTCGATGCCGTTCTGACGACGCTCAAGGTGCGCCCACGAGAGGATGACCTCGATGCAATCCGGGAGCTTGGCCAAGATGCCCGCGTGAATGTCccgggcggcgtcgatgtTCCCCTGGCTCTCCTCAAAGTAGGCCCACTGCATGCGGATCCCGGGGCGGCTGACGGGCACGCAAAAGGAGGCGAGGATGTAGATGTGTCGAAGCTCCGTCTCCTTCCCGGCTTGCGTAGACATCCACCGCGCGTAGCGAAACCAGAATTCTTCGTAGTAGGCGCAGATGTGATTGCACTTCTCGTACAGGAACTTGATCCGTTCCACGTCGCCCTCTGCTTCCTCGAGGTCCAGGTATCCGCGCCAGGCATTGAGCTGCGCGTGCGTCAACTCGGTGGTGTGGAAGTAGGGACGACCCATCTCGGATTCAAAGGTCCAACGCTTGTTggtctcgacggccgtgacggAGAATATGTCGTAGTACATGGCGTCAATCTTGGCACGAACGTCGCGCTCCACCTCGAGCTCGGGGCGCGCATCCGAGCCCGATTTCGACTCGGCCTGAAACCGAGCGAGCACATCCGCCGGCACGATGTCTTCCACCGGAAGCGTGTGGGCCAAGGTGCGGAGCTTCTCGTAGTAGCGGCTGTACTGGTGCATCGGGATGCGAATGATGCGGACTAGAATCGCAAAGGCGTGAGCGTGGCATTCTTGGCGCTGCTCGAACTCAAGGTACGTGTCCCAGAATGGGTGAGCGGCGTAATCAATGCCGAccagggcggcggcccgtTCGAAGAGTCTATCGGGCTGCGTCAGCAAACGTCCTCGCGGTGCGGATGTCAAGCAGGTGACGGGGaaagggagggggggcacGGAAGAAGACGGAGAGGGAAGGGATCAGTACAAGCAAGAGAGGGCGAGAACGGGACCAGCAAAACAAACGACCAGGAGCCGAGTCCGTTGCATGTTCGATGAGAGGGTACGCGGCAGATGGACAGGTGGATGAGACGACGAGCAGATACGAGGGAGTAGGCGTGGTATGCAAAAAGAGCCTGATGCGCATCATGAGAGAAGAATCCAGGCATGGAGAGGGCACTGTGAGGGCATATCTCACCAGCACACGCGTCGACTGCCCAATGCGCGAGGTTCACGGGTGTGATGGCCTCGCAGCGATGCTGCGTTGGTGGCTGCGTTAAGGGGAAGGAAACACAGCCCACCAATACTTACTCTCGAACGACGTCGGGGTCATGACAGGTATCCATCTTGAACCGGCAGTACTCTGCCCACAAGTCGACGGAATGGGGGTTGCAAGCGACGCCTCGTTCGTACACCTGCCACATCGGTcagtcgacggccgcgcTGCCTGGGGTGACGGTGCTTGCTCACCATTTCGGCAGACTCTGTGCCGGCGATGTTGAACTCGGTGTCTGCGTACTTTTTCCAGTAGCCGAAGAAGAGAGGGAACCTCGCGAGAAGGCGTTCGTATGCATCGCGGCAGGAAGCAAGCGCTTGCGGGTTTGAGTTGCGGCTGAGGCCTCCTTCGAGACTCTCGCAGGCCTTGATAAGGTTCTCCCAGTTATCAAGTGTGTCGGGGTCGGCTTCCTATCATGGCGCGTTAGATGCGGAAAGCAAAACGGGCGTCCGAGAAGGTAGCAGATGATGAACGCACCACGTCGGCTTGGAATTTGCGAACGGCAGCGAattcctcgtcgaggccgctcaTCTGGCCGAAGTCGTTCATGGTTGCGAAAGCCCAAGCGAGTGGCGACTCGGCAGAGATTGTGAGTGAATCGATGGAGAAAGGTTACAGCCCTCTGGCAGGCTGTTCGAGATATGTGGGAGTTCGTTCCCTGCGACACAGAATCGGGGGATGCAAATGTGGAGTGGGAAGGTTTGCAGAAGGGACGGACTTTGATGATGAAGGAGTCGACCTGGCAGGTGGTACTTGACCGAGATGTACAGCTGGCGGAGAAATATGTATTGGTTGCGTGGGGAATGCGAGAGACGGAACTTGGGAGCAAAGTACCACTAGCTAGGAGCATGCCGAAGGGAAGCACATATTGAATGGGCACGTGCCGTCAACTCATCCGAGCCTCAGTGACTAAGCCGAGtgggggggtgggggggggggggggggcgtctGCATTTTCTTTCCTCGCCAGCTCCGCAGTCGTcgctcttttttttttcccttCCAAGGCTCGTGATGATTCTTTCAAAATATACATGATAGGAAGAGACTGAACGCTTTCCCAAGGAAAGCATGATCTCAATTGTGAATCTGAAGCCTTCTACCAAGCCAGTTTccttttatttttatttttcTTCTATTTCAGTCTTGGGAGTTGATGTGGCCGTAAATTGCCTGCCACTTAACAAAACCTGCAGACCAGACGGGTGTCTATTCAAGCCCACCCTGTCTTTTTTTCTAGTTGCGCTCCTCGTTATGGAGGACATGTATGGCCCAAAGACATGGGTACGTTGTGCTCAGCTTGGTGGCTGGATATCCCAAGTAGAAGCTTCAGCTAGCTGGTCCGCCGCTGGCAGATTCGTTGACTGCTGGGCTGCCATGTCGAGTTTTGCTATAATACAgcaattactgtactgtacgcaaaCGGCCAGGAACGCTAGCAGACCTTGATACGACAACAAACCTGCTaggtacagtggggtggcaaaaatgtcgcTTCAATatgtaggagtagcgctaccaaaactgaatcgtcacttttgtcaagtgactgtacggagtacatgtacaatatttactgtacttaccttCTCTGCCTGCTACTCATCCAGTCCAAACTCATCCATCCTGCTACAATTGGGGGATTGGTGAAGCAATGGTTGAAAATGAGCATCTACGTGCACGAAAAATAGAGCTCCGGCAGTATCTGTATCAATTGTGCATCGTAATGGTAATCAAAGTCACCCGAGACTGAATCGTCCTCGGAAAGGTACCCAGATCAGCAGCTATCCCTTCGTGTTCCAGGTGCTTTTCAAGGTACATGGTACTTCCTTCGTCAGCATCAAGGCAATGCTAGCTTGAGGTACCCAGTACCGCCGTTAGTCGACGTCATCTTCCACTTGCCAACAACGTAATAACCCCCAACTTCCAATCGCTCAGGAGTACGCAAACTCCTAGTACTCCCATGGCTATCGAAGCTACAAACCACAAAGCCAAGTACATTCGACCCTACTACCTTCTACCTTACTGCCCGGTACGAATTAACCTACCTCCCGGTCTAGGTAGCCTGATCGCAGCAGACAACGACCGACCTTTCGACACCGGCTGGATCATGGACCCTGCTCGATCCTAATGCCACGCGTGTCCCATTCGTTGGCCATCTCTCCCAGTGCCGACCTTTTCCATGGATCAACCATCAGGCTGGTCGGTCGCGCTGCCTCCCGCCCCCGACAAGTCGAGCGAGCTGTACATCCACGACCACCCCTTTCGGTCCATCGCCATCGTGTCCTCGTCCCATGCTCTGATCCTTCGGTATAGCACTgcggcgagcgagagcgGCCAAGATGGCTCCCACGCTTCGCTGCACGCGGCGAAGCATCGGTCTGGCGGCGACTCGGCGACTGCAAAGTGCATGGTGGAGTTTTCACCGATAACGAATCAACTTTTGAAAAATTACCGACCTCTGGCTTCTCGACCTGTCTACGGGACACTTGGATTGATCGCCGTCAACGGCGACGTTTTCCTCTCCATCATCACTCGTGCGGAAAGAACGGCAACGCTGCGGCCCGGTGAGACGGTAGAGCGCATCCTGAGCGTGGCATTCCACTGCCTGAGCAGCGCCGAGTACGACGATGTCGTCCCCCTGGACGTGGCCGAGCCTGCCTTTCCGGACACCGCAAACTCCCCGTACGGCCAGGGCCTAGGCCGGAGAGATGTGCTCATAGAGCACCCATGCCACGACCTCCAAAAACTTCTCAGCAATGGATCCTTCTACTACAGCACGGATTTTGACGTAACAAACCGATTACAGGACAGGTGAGGAGGTTCCGCGGCCGTCATTCCCGTACGCATCGTTGCCGCTGACCGGTGCGCAGGCCGATGAATTCGAACTCGTTTGACATAGACAACTTTGACGATACATACCTGTGGAACTCCTTTATGATCAGCCCGCTAGTTCAGTTTCGGTCGCGCCTCATGGCCCAAGAGCGGGAGGCTTTGGACTCCTCCCGCATCCTCACATCGGCCATACGAGGGTTCTGCAAGACCATGACTCTGCCGCAGAGCGCATCGCCCATTAGGGATTCCAAGAGCGGGATGCCGTCGTTTCTCACCCTCATATCACGGCTTTCATGTCGACGAGCGGGCACTCGATTCAACTCGAggggcatcgacgacgacgggaatGTCGCCAACTTTGTCGAATCCGAAACAATATTCTGGAGCTCGACGGGCACATTGTTCTCGTACGCTCAGGTTCGAGGCTCGGTTCCCGTGTTTTGGGAACAGGCTGCGGACCTGCTTCCCGGTCGACAGAAGATCACGGTGACCCGATCCCAAGAGGGCGCGCAGCCGGCGTTTGACAAACACTTTGAAGACCTGGAGCACATATACGGCGCAGTTCACATCATCAACCTTCTCAGCGCGACGAAGCCTGCCGAGGTGGAGCTCAGCACCATGTACCGCAACGGCATACGGGCATCTCCGCTCAGCCGGCCGGGTGCCGACGGTTCCTCGGACCATGCCCTCCTGCAAGAGACACACTACGACTTCCATGCCGAGACCAAGGGCCCGGCAGGGTACGAAGCGGCCAAGGACATCAGGCGGTATATTCACGGCTCGACAGATGGCTTTGCCTACTTCTTGGCGGAAGAAacgagcgacggcaccgttGCGGGAGGCGAGAATTCCGGCGCCCGAGTGGTGGTTGTGCTGCAGCAAGAGGGCGTCTTCCGCACCAACTGCCTGGACTGTCTGGATCGGACGAATCTCATCCAGACCATCATCTCGCaaatggccgtcgacgaattCCTAGGACACCGAGGAGACTACGCGGCGTCCGATTTCTGGATGAGGCACTCTAGCCTCTGGGCCGACAACGGCGACTCGCTGTCGAAAATTTACGCCGGGACCGGAGCGCTCAAGTCGTCGTTTACGAGGCATGGGAAGATGTCACTCTCGGGAGCGATGGCGGACATGCGCAAGTCAGTCCAGCGAATATATCACAACAACTTTGTCGACCCCTCGAGGCAGATGACTATCGACATGCTGCTGGGTCGGCTCATCGGGCAGACGCCGGTCCACCTGTTCGACCCCATCAGCGACTTTGTATCGGTCGAGCTGGGGAAGAGGAGCGATGAGTTCTCCTCGTTCGAGACGATCAGCATCTGGACGGGAACGTTCAACCTGAACGGGcgggccgacggcatcgaccacGACCTGTCGCCGTGGCTGTTCCCTCCCTCGGCGGGACCGGAGAAGGCCGACGTGTATGTCGTTGCCTTTCAAGAGATTGTCGAGCTCAGCCCGCAGCAAATCATGAACAGCGACCCTTCCAAGAAGTACCTTTGGGAGCAGGCGGTGCAGCAGACATTGAATGAGGGGCGGGAGGGCGTCGGGGGCGACCGATACGTGCTCCTGCGCAGCGGTCAGCTCGTGGGCGCGGCGCTGTGCGTATTCGTCAAGTCGTCGATCCTGGCCAACATTAAGAACGTGGAAGGGAGCGTCAAGAAGACGGGACTGTCCGGCATGGCTGGCAACAAGGGTGCCGTGGCGATTCGGTTCGACTACGCCAACACTCACATCTGCTTCGTGACGGCCCACCTGGCGGCCGGCTTTGCCAACTACGACGAACGCAACCGAGATTACGCCACGATCCACCAGGGGCTGCGATTTCAGCGGAACAGGGGGATAGAGGACCACGGTAAGTGACGGCAACTCGAGGCGGATCGTGCGGGCACGGGATCCCTTTCTCCCCCCCCTTGGCTGACGTCGGGGTAGATGCGATCGTCTGGCTCGGCGACTTCAACTACCGCATCGGCCTGGGCCTCGAGAAGGCCAAGGGGCTGATCAAGAAGCGAGACTTGGCTAGCCTGTACGAGAACGACCAGCTGAATCTCCAGATGGTGGCGGGGCTAGCCTTTCCGTTCTACTCGGAGGCGCACATCGCCTTCATGCCGACGTACAAGTTCGACATCGGGACGGACAACTACGACAGCTCGGAGAAGGCGAGGATCCCGGCCTGGACGGACCGGATCCTGAGGAAAGGCGTCAACATCCGGCAGCTCACGTACGATTCGGCACCTCTGAGGTTTTCCGACCACCGGCCGGTGTACGCGACGTTCGAGTGCAGGGTCAGCATCGTGAACGAGGCTCTGCGGGAGCGCATCAGCCACGAGCTGTACGAGCGCCGCAAGGCCGAGGTCGGGGACGCGACGGcgcacgtcggcgacggcgaagacaCGGAGGATGAAGACCTGATCGGGTACGACGCCATCGAACCGGGGCTCCCCCCGGCAAGCTCGGATCGGCAGAAGTGGTGGCTCGACAACAAACAACCGGCTCGCGCGCAGGTGTCGATtccgagcggcggcgacgggcaggccGTGGTGCTCAACCCGCAACGGCCGTCGAACCCGTTCGGTCACGGAGACGAAGCGGACTGGATCACGATTCCGCGACCGGCGGCGGACGCCTCGCTCTCGAGcatgtcgagctcgccgtacGAGAAGGTGTCGCTTCCGCAGAGCACGGCGAAGGCGCAGGTCGCCTTGGGCGGAATTTCGTCTCGCGCGTACGAGCAGAGGAGCCGGCCCgaggcgagagcgagagcgggGCCGCCAGCGCCGCCTCCACCACGCCGACAGGGTGCCCCGTCGCGGCCGGTCACGACGGGCGATGGCGCAtgggaggcggcggacgaaggcgagctcggcgaatCGGCGACTTCCTCGACACGGCACCTATCACGGCGACCCgtgagcggcggcggcggcggcaagccAGCACCGCCGGTTGCCAGGAAGCCTGCTCATCTAGCCACGAGCCCGCCTCCCGCACGGTGGGAAGCGGGCACGACGAGCGACAAGGCCCAGGGCGGTGACTTCCATGCTCGTCTGCCGCAAAggtcaccgacgacgacgacgacgagcgggcaGCCAACGACCGCAGCGTCGCTCTTGGATGCTGCCCGagggccggcggcgctgccCGAGCGGCGGATGGGCACGGCGGCATCAGTGGTCGTCGGCCAAGAGCGGCAGCTCGCACGCACGGGAACCGCGGCTGACGCGTCGGCAAGCTGGAACGGTTCGAGCACGGGTCGgcgcggcgagggcagcAGCCGTGGCGATGGGCCGGTGGACCTTTTGGATTTGggcaccgacggcggtgaGGAGATGTGCGGGTGGCAGTCGCTGCAGCCGAGCACCAAGTCGCCCTCACGATAGCAGAGGGAGGTTATTACGAGGCGCCTCTGCCCATGCGGCGGAACCACCGTGCTCGTGTGCATGCATTAACACGTGCGAGGTTGGGGGCGAGTCAAGAGACCGAAGGTAGAGCAGGAGGCGTAGATGCACGCGGACGGGCACCTCGTGGACCTGCATGTTGTTGACGCGGTTTTCGTTCGCACTTGGCCGCCTACCAGGGGTGGCATCGAGGAGAGCGGGATGGAGGCACATGCACATCTAGCAGCCGTTTTTGACAACTATCCCGGGTGCATATGCCACGGCCGTATAGCGTGTCCGTGACTTGAGTGCCTGTCGACCACCCGTCCGACCACCCGTCCATGATGGACATCGCCATGTATTTTGTTTGGGTGTCGGTGACACCGCCGGTGCTCCGGCGCCACCACTCTGAGCGTCACGAGACCGGACGCGAGAGGGGGTGGCGAACGGGGCCTGAGCGAGCACCTGGGTGTGTGGAGGTGCTCTCATGGTGCATGCACAGGTACCTGATTTGAGGCTTCTCGCACATGACGCGCTGCAACACAGTCTACAGGCTAGCGTATGGTGATTGCAGCGCTTGGCTGTTTAGGTACCAATACCTAGTATTTTCGCTACCCAGAACTCCGTGCCCGTGAATACCTACTTGctaggtacttagttgtgctgtagttgtacagtacctcATGGAGCAGTATTGCAAGGTCAAGTACAGACagcacttacacctacaaggaCGGAGTGCTCTGTTATTACTTATTCatgttgtacttgcagtacatggaCTTAGCATAGAtaagtaggtagtaagtatGAACGGAGTAggcgtgctccgtaagtctacaactacatgtaatacttgcacttggGCGTTCTCGTCATTGCTGGTGAGCGTTGATAATACCGTatcagcaagtacaagtaccggtactccgtaattgtaggtactgtaggtccCCGATGGTGGATGGCCTGATCAAAGGCCCACTGGTTAATTAGCCACTCCTCCGCATGCGAGTACTTATAGCACTTACAACATAAGAATAATACATTAACGGCGTGAGCTGAGTCGTGCGCTTCGCAGACAGGCACGTATTTACTCGCACTGAACGCGTTGTTAGGTCGGTACCGCGCTTTTCACCCCAACTGGTTGGTGCATGAACAGCAGGTACCTACAGCTACGATGATCGAGACCTTGCCGACTTGCTGCATGAGTGACGCACCTGCTTCTCGCCGATAGGTGGCGGGCAAGTGCCTAAGTATTTCTACTGCTGATACGGtgatacggagtaatagtagtaggcaCTGGTATCGGTACAAGCAATCGTTGGGaatccaagtacttacctaccacCAGCCGCTTGTCGCCGTGGCTGTTTTCGCTCTCCGCGCCATCGGTGTGGCACCTGCCACCCAACCGCTGTCATGGCTGCCACTAGCCAGCGGGCCACACATTAGGGCGCTATTACTGACCACGCATTAGTGGTGGCAGCCTGGGATACGTCGATACATGATGGGTACTTGTCCACGGTGTGCCGTTTGCACGTATTCCCATGTACCAGCACGTTCTCAATAATGAATCTTCGGCAGGTCTGCCGGCTGGTGGCGGGTTGATGCTGCAAGGCTTttcacctacggagtactttagtaggtcgtgcaagtactttcttgtacctgtacagtaccacggcggccgaggttaccgagtacactgtacacctaatacttacagcagCACTCACCGTCCTTGTATCTTCACATCCCTACCCTACTAACCTGCTGTTAGTGCGGTGCGCACAAGGACAGTGCAGTCCTACCACGCCGTACTAAGTATGTAAACGCCCGGGGCCCGTCCCATCGTCGTTGCCATCTCCCGTCTCCCACACCTCTTTTCTTTGCCTTCCTGATCCTGACCGCCTGTCCATCATCGACAGTGCATCCTTCTCCCATTTCCCCCGGGTTGAGGAACACCGGGGTTGCCCCTTTCTGTCCGCGTTTGTGTCCCTGCCTGCTGCGTCAAGGCTCACCTCGACTCAGGATCGAAAAGCAACCGACAACTTCTGGCAAGACTCCAACACCAAATCTCCCCTCTCTCGACCTCTTTCTACTCTTGAGCGTGAAATATTTTCGTGAACCCTAAACTGCGTACCCGCGCGTCCAGCACGTCGCCGCACCAGCGCAGGCAAACGTTCACACCTTCGCGTTCGCAGGAACGGGAGGTCAAGTTCGTCTGGCGACGCTGCACCACGAAGCATCGTCGTATATCCATCCGTACGGGTGGATGGGCCTGGAGATACGTACACGCGCACATATGTA includes these proteins:
- a CDS encoding mRNA splicing protein, which translates into the protein MNDFGQMSGLDEEFAAVRKFQADVEADPDTLDNWENLIKACESLEGGLSRNSNPQALASCRDAYERLLARFPLFFGYWKKYADTEFNIAGTESAEMVYERGVACNPHSVDLWAEYCRFKMDTCHDPDVVRELFERAAALVGIDYAAHPFWDTYLEFEQRQECHAHAFAILVRIIRIPMHQYSRYYEKLRTLAHTLPVEDIVPADVLARFQAESKSGSDARPELEVERDVRAKIDAMYYDIFSVTAVETNKRWTFESEMGRPYFHTTELTHAQLNAWRGYLDLEEAEGDVERIKFLYEKCNHICAYYEEFWFRYARWMSTQAGKETELRHIYILASFCVPVSRPGIRMQWAYFEESQGNIDAARDIHAGILAKLPDCIEVILSWAHLERRQNGIEAAIQVLKDQIDAPTVDLYTKAALVAEWAILLWKVQGSAEQARAVFLKNSQWYGSSRTFWEKWFEFELEQPMHSQAQDDATQRVKHVFEEIRAKSRLSPSVKRDLGIIFLNFLVQRGGKDAMKEFAAVDRAISGSSSVAALSTDGQNGAGATELDEASKQKAEARLIFFYDHEAPIPGAQGPADYN
- a CDS encoding SacI domain and endonuclease/exonuclease/phosphatase; this encodes MDQPSGWSVALPPAPDKSSELYIHDHPFRSIAIVSSSHALILRYSTAASESGQDGSHASLHAAKHRSGGDSATAKCMVEFSPITNQLLKNYRPLASRPVYGTLGLIAVNGDVFLSIITRAERTATLRPGETVERILSVAFHCLSSAEYDDVVPLDVAEPAFPDTANSPYGQGLGRRDVLIEHPCHDLQKLLSNGSFYYSTDFDVTNRLQDRPMNSNSFDIDNFDDTYLWNSFMISPLVQFRSRLMAQEREALDSSRILTSAIRGFCKTMTLPQSASPIRDSKSGMPSFLTLISRLSCRRAGTRFNSRGIDDDGNVANFVESETIFWSSTGTLFSYAQVRGSVPVFWEQAADLLPGRQKITVTRSQEGAQPAFDKHFEDLEHIYGAVHIINLLSATKPAEVELSTMYRNGIRASPLSRPGADGSSDHALLQETHYDFHAETKGPAGYEAAKDIRRYIHGSTDGFAYFLAEETSDGTVAGGENSGARVVVVLQQEGVFRTNCLDCLDRTNLIQTIISQMAVDEFLGHRGDYAASDFWMRHSSLWADNGDSLSKIYAGTGALKSSFTRHGKMSLSGAMADMRKSVQRIYHNNFVDPSRQMTIDMLLGRLIGQTPVHLFDPISDFVSVELGKRSDEFSSFETISIWTGTFNLNGRADGIDHDLSPWLFPPSAGPEKADVYVVAFQEIVELSPQQIMNSDPSKKYLWEQAVQQTLNEGREGVGGDRYVLLRSGQLVGAALCVFVKSSILANIKNVEGSVKKTGLSGMAGNKGAVAIRFDYANTHICFVTAHLAAGFANYDERNRDYATIHQGLRFQRNRGIEDHDAIVWLGDFNYRIGLGLEKAKGLIKKRDLASLYENDQLNLQMVAGLAFPFYSEAHIAFMPTYKFDIGTDNYDSSEKARIPAWTDRILRKGVNIRQLTYDSAPLRFSDHRPVYATFECRVSIVNEALRERISHELYERRKAEVGDATAHVGDGEDTEDEDLIGYDAIEPGLPPASSDRQKWWLDNKQPARAQVSIPSGGDGQAVVLNPQRPSNPFGHGDEADWITIPRPAADASLSSMSSSPYEKVSLPQSTAKAQVALGGISSRAYEQRSRPEARARAGPPAPPPPRRQGAPSRPVTTGDGAWEAADEGELGESATSSTRHLSRRPVSGGGGGKPAPPVARKPAHLATSPPPARWEAGTTSDKAQGGDFHARLPQRSPTTTTTSGQPTTAASLLDAARGPAALPERRMGTAASVVVGQERQLARTGTAADASASWNGSSTGRRGEGSSRGDGPVDLLDLGTDGGEEMCGWQSLQPSTKSPSR